The proteins below come from a single Leptotrichia sp. oral taxon 223 genomic window:
- a CDS encoding transaldolase family protein, with product MKFFINQLIGKNIKTNDTWKKMVKKGRKLANIDLDKIVEIPMSLQGLKACKVLSGEGIKVNITSISYSAQALLAARAGADYISPVIENIKGVDTVKEISEMFKREKIKTKIIFEKKEMPLYTANYA from the coding sequence ATGAAATTCTTTATAAATCAATTAATCGGAAAAAATATAAAAACTAATGATACTTGGAAAAAAATGGTAAAAAAAGGACGAAAACTAGCAAACATTGATTTAGACAAAATAGTTGAAATACCAATGTCTCTTCAAGGCTTAAAGGCGTGTAAAGTTCTCTCGGGAGAAGGAATAAAAGTAAATATAACATCAATCTCTTATTCAGCACAGGCATTACTTGCAGCACGAGCAGGAGCAGATTATATTTCTCCAGTTATTGAAAATATAAAAGGAGTTGATACAGTAAAAGAAATTTCAGAAATGTTTAAAAGAGAAAAAATAAAAACTAAAATAATATTTGAAAAGAAAGAAATGCCATTGTATACTGCTAATTATGCGTAA
- the deoC gene encoding deoxyribose-phosphate aldolase encodes MKKLTKKANEMNLKELAAYIDYSVLKPEFTEKEIVELTKDGVKLECATICINPAYIELCEPYVKGSDTMLCPVTDFPFGTSSTESRVKQIEAVAKYDTVKEIDIVANFGLIRSGKYEEVTKDIKACVEAAHKFGKEIKIIFETDALNEEQIRKTCKCCIEAGADFVKTSTGFLTGHENKGAIPKVIKIMQEEVGNKCKVKGSGAIRTREHFLELIDMGIDRMGIGYKSVPVVLNLKGENDNSTDEY; translated from the coding sequence ATGAAAAAATTGACTAAAAAAGCAAATGAAATGAATTTAAAGGAATTGGCAGCGTATATTGATTATTCAGTTTTAAAGCCTGAATTTACAGAAAAAGAAATTGTTGAATTGACAAAAGATGGGGTGAAATTGGAGTGTGCTACGATTTGTATTAATCCAGCGTATATTGAATTATGCGAGCCATATGTAAAAGGAAGTGACACAATGTTGTGTCCTGTAACGGATTTTCCATTTGGAACAAGTTCTACTGAATCACGAGTTAAGCAAATTGAAGCAGTTGCGAAATATGATACGGTTAAGGAAATCGACATAGTTGCGAATTTTGGGCTGATAAGAAGTGGAAAATATGAGGAAGTTACAAAAGATATAAAAGCATGTGTTGAAGCGGCACACAAGTTTGGAAAGGAAATAAAAATTATTTTTGAAACGGATGCCTTGAATGAGGAGCAAATTAGAAAAACTTGCAAATGCTGTATTGAAGCAGGAGCTGATTTTGTAAAGACGAGTACAGGTTTTTTGACTGGACACGAAAATAAAGGGGCGATTCCTAAAGTTATAAAAATAATGCAAGAAGAAGTTGGAAATAAATGTAAAGTAAAGGGAAGTGGAGCAATACGGACAAGAGAGCATTTCCTCGAATTGATAGATATGGGAATAGATAGAATGGGGATTGGTTATAAATCTGTTCCAGTTGTTTTGAATTTGAAGGGTGAAAATGATAATAGTACAGACGAATATTAA
- a CDS encoding NAD(P)H-dependent oxidoreductase: protein MKTLIILAHPDMENSRINKRWKEELGKYPDKITIHELYKEYPDWNINIEKEQELLSKHDNIIFEFPLYWYSSPPILKKWFDEVLSYNWAYGNEYRLKVKNIGFAVSVGGPEQEYSKEGSVRFSMNEILVPFEATVKYIKANLIPHYFVFDTENLSDEKLSENAENYIKYIFNIK from the coding sequence ATGAAAACTTTAATTATCTTGGCACATCCCGATATGGAAAATTCGAGAATTAACAAAAGATGGAAAGAAGAACTTGGAAAATATCCTGATAAAATCACAATCCATGAACTTTACAAGGAATATCCAGATTGGAACATAAACATTGAAAAGGAGCAGGAATTGCTTTCAAAACACGATAATATAATTTTTGAATTCCCGCTCTACTGGTACAGCAGTCCGCCAATATTAAAAAAATGGTTTGATGAAGTTCTTTCATATAACTGGGCTTACGGAAATGAATACAGGCTTAAAGTTAAAAACATAGGTTTTGCCGTATCTGTCGGAGGGCCGGAGCAGGAATATTCAAAAGAGGGTTCCGTTAGATTTTCGATGAATGAAATTTTAGTTCCTTTTGAAGCCACTGTCAAATACATTAAGGCAAATTTAATTCCCCATTATTTTGTTTTTGACACTGAAAATTTGAGCGATGAAAAGTTGTCAGAAAATGCTGAAAATTATATAAAATATATTTTCAATATAAAGTAG
- a CDS encoding DUF4153 domain-containing protein — translation MKKIRENVKKLLLHFKSGFERFPITIILTFLHFITGVYIAEIRSFESDYFIEINLLLFGSVFITAMFEMVREKYFYKKNRWLVRGIYSLITLVISIIFYVEYLRTNDYYNIYYFTLIPISIILFLLIPILKKENKEKYLQSVFSSFIITGIFAAVLWGGIEIILITVNYLFFNFYDKDSLFLRLSMYFFWFIVEVFGESLFLSLLKKSDDNLENYEFPFIFNLLIKFVIIPLIIIYTGVLYIYMAKVLISMHLPKGLISHLVLWYTALSVAVMILITPFTQKDKFFENFKKYFPYFSIPLIFASLFAVFQRTYQYGITENRYYVLISIFWLFFCMILYIRRMNVTGVFISLIVCFIISVYTPLSAKNVSNFSQSQRLKRMLVKYGALKDGKISKITQKLTDEEGSQIHTTIQYISDNSTIAKLNFKNEKGEVYSTLGDLEKGLDVKESWKDYYYRSYDGENYEERKVVTYKVKNIENAEVISDIAGYDNFISYKNVYNEDSINQENESEKYKIILKNKIITINSKDGTELAKINYEDAVKQIVSKLKTLKLQDANDAVYEVSQKDLEYIGTIGKINYKISLRSINEETVDGKPKDLYYDEFDFMFSEKK, via the coding sequence ATGAAAAAAATTAGAGAAAATGTGAAAAAATTGCTTTTGCATTTTAAAAGTGGATTTGAGAGATTTCCGATAACGATTATTTTAACTTTTTTGCATTTTATTACAGGGGTGTATATAGCTGAAATTAGAAGTTTTGAGTCTGATTATTTTATTGAAATTAATTTGCTTTTGTTTGGAAGTGTTTTTATTACAGCGATGTTTGAAATGGTTCGAGAAAAATATTTTTATAAAAAAAATAGATGGCTAGTAAGAGGAATTTATTCGCTTATAACACTTGTTATATCAATTATTTTTTATGTAGAATATTTACGAACTAATGATTATTACAATATTTATTATTTTACATTAATTCCGATTTCTATAATTTTATTTTTATTAATCCCTATTTTAAAAAAGGAAAATAAGGAAAAATATTTGCAGTCAGTATTTTCAAGTTTTATTATAACAGGAATTTTTGCTGCGGTTCTCTGGGGTGGAATTGAAATAATACTGATAACAGTTAATTATTTATTTTTTAATTTTTATGATAAAGATAGTTTGTTTTTAAGATTATCTATGTACTTTTTCTGGTTTATAGTTGAAGTATTTGGAGAATCATTGTTTCTATCTTTATTGAAAAAATCTGATGATAATCTTGAAAATTATGAATTTCCGTTTATTTTTAATTTATTGATTAAATTTGTAATTATTCCGTTAATTATTATTTACACAGGTGTTTTATATATTTATATGGCGAAGGTTCTTATATCCATGCATTTGCCAAAAGGATTAATTTCTCACCTTGTTCTTTGGTACACAGCACTTAGTGTCGCTGTTATGATTTTAATAACACCATTTACACAGAAAGATAAATTTTTTGAGAACTTTAAAAAATATTTTCCATATTTTTCGATACCTTTAATTTTTGCTTCACTATTTGCAGTTTTTCAAAGAACGTATCAATATGGAATTACTGAAAATCGTTATTATGTACTAATTTCAATATTTTGGCTGTTTTTCTGCATGATTTTATACATAAGAAGAATGAATGTTACAGGAGTTTTCATAAGTTTAATTGTCTGTTTTATAATTTCAGTTTACACTCCGCTTAGTGCCAAAAATGTTAGTAATTTTAGCCAAAGTCAAAGATTGAAAAGAATGCTTGTAAAATATGGAGCTTTAAAAGATGGAAAAATTTCCAAAATTACACAAAAACTGACTGATGAAGAAGGTAGCCAGATTCATACAACGATTCAATACATATCTGATAACAGCACTATTGCGAAATTAAATTTCAAAAATGAAAAAGGTGAAGTTTATTCGACTCTTGGAGATTTGGAAAAAGGACTGGATGTGAAAGAATCTTGGAAAGATTATTATTACAGAAGTTATGATGGTGAAAATTACGAAGAACGGAAAGTTGTCACATATAAAGTAAAAAATATTGAAAATGCTGAAGTTATATCTGATATAGCAGGTTACGATAACTTTATATCTTATAAAAATGTTTATAATGAAGATTCGATAAATCAGGAAAATGAATCTGAAAAATATAAAATTATTTTAAAAAATAAAATAATCACAATAAACAGCAAAGATGGAACAGAACTTGCCAAAATAAATTACGAAGATGCAGTAAAGCAAATAGTGTCCAAATTAAAAACTTTAAAATTACAGGATGCAAATGATGCAGTGTATGAGGTTTCACAAAAAGATTTAGAATATATTGGAACAATAGGAAAAATTAATTATAAAATTTCTTTAAGAAGCATTAACGAAGAGACAGTAGATGGAAAACCAAAGGATTTGTATTATGATGAGTTTGATTTTATGTTTTCTGAAAAGAAATAG
- a CDS encoding helix-hairpin-helix domain-containing protein: protein MKIKYVIIFIMLLIGGNFLRLLIEDKNIPEIEISKEKNYKKNKAKKDADLTKSNVKFDINNVEYKDLLKLGINKNKAEKFVKYRDEVGIIKDINEVKNISGFGKTGLETAQKFLFVDNEKIQNPNQNYGREITKYSINKLNGKELKKIGFTNKEIKKLLPEIEKSNIRSNVDLEKIIGKERYAEIEDKIKFME from the coding sequence ATGAAAATAAAATATGTCATTATTTTTATAATGCTGTTAATTGGGGGAAATTTTTTAAGACTTTTAATTGAGGATAAAAATATTCCTGAAATTGAGATTAGTAAGGAAAAAAATTATAAAAAAAATAAGGCTAAAAAAGATGCTGATTTGACAAAAAGTAACGTAAAATTCGATATTAATAATGTTGAGTACAAGGATTTGCTAAAATTGGGGATTAATAAGAATAAGGCTGAAAAATTTGTGAAATATCGGGATGAAGTTGGGATTATTAAAGATATTAACGAAGTGAAAAATATTTCAGGATTTGGAAAAACTGGATTAGAAACTGCACAAAAATTTTTATTTGTGGATAATGAAAAAATCCAAAATCCAAACCAAAATTATGGACGTGAAATTACAAAATACAGCATTAACAAGTTAAATGGAAAAGAATTAAAAAAAATAGGATTTACAAATAAGGAAATAAAAAAATTACTTCCTGAAATTGAAAAAAGTAACATAAGATCAAATGTGGATTTGGAAAAGATTATTGGAAAAGAGCGTTATGCAGAAATTGAAGATAAAATAAAATTTATGGAATAA
- the accC gene encoding acetyl-CoA carboxylase biotin carboxylase subunit: MIKKVLIANRGEIAVRIIRACRNMGIMSVAIYSKEDKESLHIKLADQSICIGEGPARNSYLNKESIITAALNVGADAIHPGYGFLSENSEFVKMCEENGINFIGPTAKVIDRMGNKSQARKTMMEAGVPVVPGTKEPVYDVEAGMKAAENIGYPVMVKASSGGGGKGMRVVKDRDGFEFLFNVAQRESINAFGDDTMYIEKFIEDPRHIEIQVIADNFGNVVALGERDCSVQRNHQKLVEESPSPAISEKTREALNKYAILAAKAVNYTNAGTIEFIMGADGSYYFMEMNTRIQVEHGVTEMVTGTDLIIEQIRVAMNEKLSFTQEDIQLRGHAIECRINAEIPEKNFMPSPGKITNMHLPDGNGIRVDTAIYTGYTIPTEYDSMIAKIIVHAPTREMALQKMRSALNETVILGVETNLDFQYQIMKNEVFCKGKATTSFIENVLLY, from the coding sequence ATGATAAAAAAAGTATTGATTGCAAATCGTGGGGAAATTGCAGTTAGAATTATTAGAGCCTGTAGAAATATGGGGATTATGAGTGTTGCGATTTACTCAAAGGAGGATAAGGAGAGTCTTCATATAAAACTGGCGGATCAAAGTATCTGCATTGGGGAAGGGCCTGCAAGAAATAGCTACTTGAATAAGGAAAGCATCATTACGGCCGCCTTGAATGTGGGAGCAGATGCGATTCATCCTGGATACGGCTTTTTGTCGGAAAATTCAGAGTTTGTAAAAATGTGCGAGGAAAATGGGATAAACTTTATTGGGCCAACAGCTAAAGTTATTGATAGAATGGGAAATAAATCTCAGGCTAGAAAAACGATGATGGAGGCTGGTGTTCCAGTTGTGCCGGGAACAAAGGAGCCTGTTTATGACGTGGAGGCTGGAATGAAAGCCGCTGAAAATATCGGATATCCTGTCATGGTAAAGGCTTCTTCTGGCGGGGGCGGAAAAGGAATGCGTGTTGTAAAGGATAGGGACGGATTTGAATTTTTATTTAATGTGGCTCAGCGGGAATCAATTAATGCGTTTGGTGACGACACTATGTACATTGAAAAATTTATAGAAGATCCGAGACACATTGAAATTCAGGTAATTGCTGATAATTTTGGCAATGTAGTGGCTCTTGGTGAAAGGGACTGCTCTGTTCAGAGAAATCATCAAAAATTAGTGGAAGAATCTCCATCTCCTGCAATTTCTGAAAAAACAAGGGAAGCTCTAAACAAATATGCGATTCTGGCGGCAAAAGCAGTAAATTACACAAACGCTGGAACAATAGAATTTATAATGGGTGCGGATGGCTCATATTATTTTATGGAAATGAATACCCGAATTCAAGTGGAGCATGGAGTTACTGAAATGGTAACAGGAACAGATTTAATCATTGAACAGATTAGGGTGGCAATGAATGAAAAATTGAGTTTCACGCAGGAAGACATCCAGCTGCGGGGACATGCGATAGAATGCCGTATAAATGCAGAAATTCCTGAAAAAAACTTTATGCCAAGTCCTGGCAAGATAACAAACATGCACTTGCCAGATGGCAATGGAATAAGAGTTGACACTGCTATTTACACAGGCTACACAATACCAACAGAATACGACTCAATGATTGCCAAAATTATAGTTCACGCTCCAACCCGTGAAATGGCACTCCAAAAAATGCGTTCAGCACTCAACGAAACTGTAATTTTAGGTGTGGAAACTAATCTGGACTTTCAGTATCAGATTATGAAAAACGAGGTTTTCTGTAAAGGAAAGGCAACTACAAGTTTTATTGAAAATGTGCTGCTTTATTAA
- a CDS encoding LamB/YcsF family protein — translation MAFKVDLNCDLGESFGNYKIGGDDKIIPLISSANVACGFHAGDPVVMKKTIEIAKKNNIAIGAHPGFLDLMGFGRREMKISLDEAKAYVLYQLGALGAFRKSEGIKLQHVKPHGALYNMAAKDYDLSRAICEAIADFDSSLIILGLSGSETLRAAKDLGLKYASEVFADRAYEEDGSLVARSKEGAMIHDENEAIERVIKMIKEQKVTSITGKEIPIKADSICVHGDGEKALLFVRKIREKLESEGILIQKLSEIV, via the coding sequence ATGGCTTTCAAGGTAGATTTGAACTGTGATTTGGGAGAAAGTTTTGGAAATTATAAAATTGGAGGGGATGATAAGATTATTCCACTTATTTCCAGTGCTAATGTCGCCTGCGGATTTCATGCGGGAGATCCAGTCGTTATGAAAAAAACGATAGAAATCGCTAAAAAAAATAATATTGCAATAGGAGCCCATCCTGGATTTCTGGACCTGATGGGATTTGGACGGCGTGAAATGAAAATTTCATTAGATGAAGCAAAAGCCTACGTGCTGTATCAATTAGGAGCTTTAGGGGCTTTTCGTAAAAGTGAAGGTATAAAATTGCAGCATGTGAAGCCTCATGGAGCATTGTACAATATGGCTGCAAAAGATTATGATTTGTCAAGGGCTATTTGTGAGGCTATTGCTGATTTTGACAGTTCTCTCATAATTCTTGGACTTTCTGGAAGTGAAACTTTAAGAGCCGCAAAAGACTTGGGATTAAAATATGCAAGTGAAGTTTTTGCAGACAGGGCTTATGAGGAGGATGGAAGCCTTGTCGCACGTTCAAAAGAAGGGGCAATGATTCACGATGAAAATGAAGCGATAGAACGTGTAATAAAAATGATAAAAGAGCAAAAGGTAACTTCAATAACAGGAAAAGAAATACCAATAAAGGCTGATTCAATTTGTGTTCACGGCGATGGTGAAAAGGCTTTGCTTTTTGTAAGAAAAATACGTGAAAAATTAGAAAGTGAAGGAATTTTAATTCAAAAATTATCAGAAATTGTATAA
- a CDS encoding alpha/beta hydrolase fold domain-containing protein, translating to MSLLSDIAVPIAKLVNMKKYKEKDFLNPRRDTDFLNKKNFDKSLITDEQFIDKYQVLTVFSEESHSRHIIFLHGGAYVMRAVRAHKNIIEKLVKKFHLKVTFIDYPLAPENTVDKAHNTVMDAYKQITGKYKTDEFYLFGDSSGGGLALAFLQILKNEKDLPFPKKTVLMSPWTDVSMTNEEIEEFAEKDPLLPLNGLIVTGKQFAGELDVKNPMISPIYGNMDNLGEIFLIFGTNEILYPDCLKLSDMLEVAVGTSVKIKIGENLCHDWILAPLKESEETIDEIGKFFLK from the coding sequence ATGAGTTTATTATCAGATATTGCAGTACCGATTGCAAAATTGGTAAATATGAAAAAATATAAGGAAAAGGATTTTTTGAATCCGAGGAGAGATACGGATTTTTTGAATAAAAAAAACTTTGACAAGTCGCTTATTACTGATGAGCAGTTTATTGACAAATACCAAGTCTTGACGGTTTTTTCAGAAGAAAGTCATAGCAGGCATATTATTTTCCTGCATGGTGGCGCTTATGTCATGCGTGCCGTCAGGGCTCATAAAAATATTATTGAAAAGTTAGTAAAAAAATTTCATTTGAAAGTTACATTCATTGACTACCCGCTTGCTCCCGAGAATACTGTTGATAAAGCACACAACACAGTAATGGACGCCTATAAGCAGATAACCGGCAAATACAAAACTGATGAATTTTATTTGTTTGGGGATTCTTCTGGCGGAGGACTTGCTCTTGCATTTTTACAAATATTGAAAAATGAGAAAGACTTGCCATTCCCAAAGAAAACTGTTCTAATGTCCCCTTGGACAGATGTTTCGATGACAAATGAGGAAATAGAGGAATTTGCAGAAAAAGATCCTCTTTTGCCGTTAAATGGGCTAATTGTAACAGGAAAACAGTTTGCAGGGGAACTGGACGTGAAAAATCCTATGATTTCACCAATTTATGGAAATATGGACAATCTTGGGGAAATTTTTCTAATTTTTGGGACAAATGAAATTTTGTATCCAGATTGCCTAAAATTAAGCGATATGCTGGAAGTTGCAGTTGGTACAAGCGTAAAAATAAAAATTGGGGAAAATTTGTGTCATGACTGGATTTTAGCCCCGCTCAAGGAATCAGAGGAAACTATTGATGAAATTGGAAAATTTTTTCTGAAATAA
- a CDS encoding N-glycosylase/DNA lyase, with amino-acid sequence MNKEKHDEILKIHKEIKKGIEKAIKGYKKAWEGTEKEVFAEMAFCILTPQSKAKNAWQAISNLVENGLLYEGEPEEIVDFLNIVRFKNNKSRYLVELRELMTKDGKLQPKKILSEIGDTFEKRKWILKNIKGMGLKEANHVLRNLGFGENIAILDRHVLRNLKALNVIDEIPKTVTEKKYYEIEEKIREYSEFSKIKMDELDLVLWYKEAGEIFK; translated from the coding sequence ATTAACAAGGAAAAACATGATGAAATCTTGAAAATTCACAAAGAAATAAAAAAGGGAATTGAAAAAGCAATAAAAGGTTACAAAAAGGCGTGGGAAGGTACGGAAAAAGAAGTATTTGCAGAAATGGCATTTTGTATCCTGACACCTCAGTCAAAAGCAAAAAATGCGTGGCAAGCTATTTCAAATTTAGTGGAAAATGGGCTGCTTTACGAAGGAGAACCCGAAGAAATCGTTGACTTTTTAAACATTGTCAGATTTAAGAATAACAAATCCCGGTATCTGGTAGAATTACGGGAATTAATGACAAAAGATGGAAAATTGCAGCCAAAGAAAATTTTATCAGAAATTGGAGATACTTTTGAAAAAAGAAAATGGATTTTAAAAAATATTAAAGGAATGGGATTAAAAGAGGCAAATCACGTGTTGCGAAATCTTGGATTTGGAGAAAATATTGCAATTTTAGACAGACATGTTCTAAGGAATCTCAAAGCACTTAATGTAATTGATGAAATCCCTAAAACAGTAACAGAAAAAAAATACTATGAAATCGAGGAAAAAATACGGGAATATTCAGAATTTTCAAAAATAAAAATGGACGAGCTGGACTTAGTTTTATGGTATAAGGAAGCGGGAGAAATTTTTAAATAA
- a CDS encoding autotransporter domain-containing protein, with the protein MTSNLKKFNEDIKKGTKKYNFTKKSILIALSALLISCGGGGGGGGGSASTTPTPTPSPSPDTGTKPTAPVTTKPTVTATSSVVAWNDTTLSYNKDNPHNNSNSTLTGSGVKVGIIDVGYQNSAFDGDLTAKFGTRLTKLTVSDFTAESTANDDHGVVVADLAAGSSEGIAKGATVYAIDSGKRGDKGTYPKVTLAMYQALKDHGVTIYNQSFGIDGVVTDFNSDSTSSHYYGYQIGSDMLNFYKSEVNNGSLFVWAAGNDSSDKQSTLEGALPYFETELEKGWINVVALTSKEESKLGDTSWGNLTPLSPAGVAKNWTVTAVGDQTFSINGKNYVGGGSSFAAPLVTGTAALLKEKYPWMDASLIRQTILSTATDIGASGVDDVYGWGLLNIDKALKGPALFSKQLALGDNVTINIPNGTYTFSNDISGDAGVIKDGAGDLILSGNSTFTGPTTVNAGRLQVNGVYTSSISVRRQATLSTNNAVIKNDITNNGTLENSGSTQISGNYQALENSRVVSDLNSNIHVKGKVNLNNSRLEIKPEENGERKYVTANGTTQNVITSDSKIEGNFENVNTDEMLNAKINQNENAVSAKVSRKNVLDYVEKIAESDEMQKNTAENLETAFQKLDQNIENGTAGNVAQFERKAAKLQALTSSNRAAVLDSLSGQIYASAQALTFQHSHTVNKDLSNRLVMLGTLDNVGDNFGLWISGFGANGKLKQDGYGKGDTKVAGGQVGVDKQFGENLILGTALSYSKADVKFDRYGGKSDANNFGVSLYGRLGNKNVPFYLQGRFGIGFVDSDVERDIILSNNDFTRAKINHNDKVYSGYLETGYDIKNSNGDFVVTPFVGLTHDTVVRGSFSEEKSQFGLTADKKNYNQTAALLGLRVGKAVNWNGGSKTTFQGYVTHQRAFNDQDLSFDARYTGLPGATFKVKGIGLSKNKTWVGVGALTEVNSGFGWYVNYDGSIDSGKGKGNNNVFTTGVRFNF; encoded by the coding sequence ATGACTTCTAATTTAAAAAAATTTAATGAAGATATAAAAAAAGGAACTAAAAAATATAACTTCACTAAAAAATCAATCCTTATCGCATTATCCGCTTTATTAATCAGTTGCGGTGGCGGTGGCGGTGGTGGAGGTGGTTCTGCATCAACAACACCAACCCCTACGCCATCACCATCACCTGATACAGGTACAAAACCTACAGCGCCGGTAACAACTAAACCAACTGTAACTGCAACAAGTTCAGTAGTAGCATGGAATGACACCACTCTTTCGTACAACAAAGATAATCCGCACAATAATTCAAATTCAACACTTACAGGTTCTGGTGTCAAAGTAGGAATTATTGATGTAGGATACCAGAATTCAGCATTTGATGGGGATTTAACAGCAAAATTTGGAACCCGTCTGACAAAACTTACAGTTTCTGACTTCACAGCCGAATCTACTGCAAATGACGATCATGGTGTAGTCGTAGCCGATCTTGCAGCAGGTTCTTCTGAGGGAATCGCAAAAGGTGCAACTGTTTATGCCATTGATTCAGGTAAACGTGGTGATAAGGGAACATACCCTAAAGTAACGCTGGCAATGTATCAAGCATTGAAAGATCACGGAGTTACTATTTACAATCAGTCATTTGGAATTGACGGGGTGGTAACAGATTTTAACAGCGACTCAACTTCAAGCCACTATTATGGATATCAAATAGGAAGCGATATGCTCAATTTCTATAAAAGCGAAGTAAATAACGGTTCATTATTTGTATGGGCAGCCGGAAATGATTCTTCTGACAAGCAGTCTACACTTGAAGGGGCATTGCCTTATTTTGAAACTGAACTTGAAAAAGGATGGATAAATGTAGTTGCGTTGACTTCAAAGGAAGAATCAAAATTAGGAGATACAAGCTGGGGCAACTTGACGCCACTTTCGCCTGCAGGAGTTGCAAAAAACTGGACTGTAACCGCAGTCGGAGATCAGACATTCTCAATAAACGGAAAAAATTATGTCGGTGGAGGTTCTTCATTTGCAGCACCACTTGTAACAGGAACAGCAGCATTGCTTAAAGAAAAGTACCCTTGGATGGATGCAAGCCTAATCCGTCAAACTATTTTATCAACAGCAACTGACATTGGAGCTTCGGGAGTTGACGATGTCTACGGATGGGGACTTTTGAATATTGACAAAGCTCTTAAAGGGCCTGCGTTATTTAGTAAACAGCTTGCGCTTGGAGATAACGTTACTATTAACATTCCAAATGGAACTTATACTTTCTCGAATGATATTTCAGGAGATGCAGGTGTAATTAAAGATGGAGCCGGAGATTTAATTTTATCTGGAAATTCTACATTTACAGGGCCTACAACAGTAAATGCCGGAAGATTGCAAGTAAATGGTGTCTACACTTCATCCATCAGCGTAAGAAGACAAGCTACTCTTTCTACAAATAATGCTGTAATAAAAAATGATATTACAAATAATGGAACTCTGGAAAACTCTGGTTCAACACAAATTAGTGGAAATTATCAGGCTTTGGAAAATTCAAGAGTTGTATCAGATTTAAATTCTAATATTCACGTAAAAGGAAAAGTTAATTTAAATAATTCAAGACTTGAAATAAAGCCAGAAGAAAATGGAGAAAGAAAATATGTGACAGCTAACGGAACTACACAAAATGTAATTACATCAGACAGTAAAATCGAAGGAAACTTTGAAAATGTAAACACTGATGAAATGTTAAATGCTAAAATCAACCAAAACGAAAATGCTGTTTCTGCAAAAGTAAGCAGAAAAAATGTATTAGACTATGTAGAAAAAATTGCAGAATCTGACGAAATGCAAAAAAATACTGCCGAAAACTTGGAAACTGCATTCCAAAAATTAGATCAAAACATTGAAAATGGAACGGCTGGAAATGTAGCCCAATTTGAAAGAAAAGCCGCAAAACTTCAAGCACTTACTTCTTCAAACAGGGCAGCAGTTTTAGACAGTCTATCTGGACAAATTTACGCTTCTGCACAGGCACTTACATTCCAACATTCACATACTGTAAACAAGGACTTGTCAAACAGATTGGTTATGCTGGGAACACTTGACAACGTTGGAGATAATTTCGGATTGTGGATTTCTGGATTTGGTGCCAATGGTAAGTTAAAACAGGATGGATATGGTAAGGGAGATACTAAAGTTGCTGGTGGACAAGTCGGAGTTGATAAGCAGTTTGGTGAAAACTTGATTTTAGGTACTGCATTATCATACTCAAAAGCTGACGTTAAATTTGACAGATACGGTGGAAAATCTGATGCAAACAACTTTGGCGTTTCACTATATGGAAGATTAGGCAACAAAAATGTTCCGTTCTACTTGCAAGGACGTTTCGGAATAGGATTTGTTGACAGTGATGTTGAAAGAGATATTATTTTAAGTAACAATGACTTTACAAGAGCAAAAATTAATCATAATGACAAAGTATATTCTGGATATTTGGAAACAGGATACGACATTAAGAACAGTAATGGCGACTTTGTTGTAACACCATTTGTGGGATTAACTCACGATACAGTTGTAAGAGGTTCATTCTCAGAAGAAAAGAGCCAGTTTGGATTGACTGCTGATAAGAAGAACTACAATCAGACAGCGGCATTACTTGGGCTTAGAGTTGGAAAAGCTGTAAACTGGAACGGTGGAAGCAAGACTACATTCCAAGGTTACGTAACACATCAGAGAGCCTTCAATGATCAGGACCTAAGCTTTGATGCAAGATATACTGGACTACCGGGAGCAACATTCAAGGTTAAAGGTATAGGACTTTCTAAAAATAAAACTTGGGTAGGAGTTGGAGCATTGACAGAAGTAAATTCTGGATTTGGCTGGTATGTAAACTATGACGGCTCTATTGACAGCGGAAAAGGTAAAGGAAATAACAATGTGTTTACGACTGGAGTTAGATTTAACTTCTAG